A single Desulfonauticus submarinus DNA region contains:
- a CDS encoding tetratricopeptide repeat protein: MSNLDYEINKELGECYLFMGELSKAEEYYEKACASNGKHADPYLGLATVYVQKGELDKAKTLYQKTLEVDSKNDKAYAGLGLLEVEAGEQQNALNFFKKALSINPENLVAIYGVVQAAYALNKIEEAISYLEDYLALNPTKTEIRYTLAGCFYALNQHQEAKKELKQILDFDPENKNALELLEKIK, from the coding sequence ATGAGTAATTTAGATTATGAAATCAACAAAGAGTTAGGAGAATGTTATCTTTTCATGGGTGAGCTTAGTAAGGCTGAAGAATATTATGAAAAAGCCTGCGCTTCCAATGGTAAACATGCTGACCCCTATCTAGGTCTTGCTACTGTTTATGTGCAAAAAGGAGAATTAGATAAAGCAAAAACTCTTTACCAAAAAACCTTAGAAGTAGATTCTAAAAATGACAAAGCCTATGCTGGACTAGGCTTGCTAGAAGTTGAAGCAGGAGAGCAACAAAACGCATTAAATTTCTTTAAAAAGGCACTTAGTATAAATCCAGAAAACTTGGTTGCTATTTATGGCGTGGTGCAGGCAGCTTATGCTTTAAATAAAATAGAGGAAGCAATTTCCTATTTAGAGGATTATCTTGCCTTAAATCCTACTAAAACTGAAATAAGATATACTTTGGCTGGATGTTTTTATGCCCTAAACCAACATCAAGAAGCCAAAAAGGAGTTAAAACAAATTTTAGATTTTGATCCTGAAAATAAAAATGCCTTAGAATTATTAGAAAAGATAAAATAA